A single Roseinatronobacter monicus DNA region contains:
- a CDS encoding cold-shock protein, with product MANGTVKWFNATKGYGFIQPEGGSKDVFVHISAVERAGLRGLDDGQKVTFDLETSRDGRESASNIALA from the coding sequence ATGGCCAATGGCACAGTGAAATGGTTTAACGCCACCAAGGGTTACGGCTTTATCCAGCCTGAAGGCGGGTCCAAGGACGTATTCGTTCATATCTCAGCAGTAGAGCGCGCGGGTCTGCGTGGTCTGGACGATGGTCAGAAAGTGACTTTCGATCTGGAAACCAGCCGTGATGGCCGCGAATCTGCGAGCAACATCGCGCTGGCCTAA
- a CDS encoding HAD-IIB family hydrolase, which yields MQTVHELSKLATECEMVLATDLDGTFLGGSAEDRQMLYRWLREQYPTVRLVFVSGRDPDFITELCAAGDVPAPEYVIGDVGTTIAQFTDGRVHPIAALEAPIVRRWHGMADLVRTRLSVVRGLWMQPTSFRHRLSYQYDDRFDPAALGVLEGIDVDVLISHGCFVDILPKGISKGPSLLRLIDHLKLPRARVLVAGDTLNDLSMFQTGLHGAVVGGSEVELLEATRELPLAYHCRSAGAGGILEAIRAHALFPTIPEEWA from the coding sequence ATGCAAACTGTACATGAACTTTCCAAACTCGCGACCGAGTGCGAGATGGTGCTTGCGACGGATCTGGACGGAACCTTTCTCGGGGGTTCAGCAGAAGACCGGCAAATGCTGTATCGCTGGCTGCGAGAGCAATATCCGACGGTGCGTCTTGTCTTTGTCAGCGGGCGTGATCCAGATTTCATAACCGAACTGTGTGCTGCGGGCGACGTGCCCGCGCCCGAGTATGTAATCGGCGATGTCGGCACGACGATTGCGCAATTCACCGACGGCCGCGTGCACCCCATCGCGGCACTGGAGGCCCCGATTGTGCGGCGCTGGCATGGCATGGCTGATCTGGTGCGCACGCGCCTGTCGGTGGTGCGCGGGCTGTGGATGCAGCCAACGTCCTTCCGGCACCGCCTGTCCTATCAGTATGACGACCGGTTTGATCCCGCCGCACTTGGGGTGCTGGAGGGGATCGATGTGGATGTCCTGATCTCGCATGGCTGCTTTGTCGATATTTTGCCAAAAGGGATCAGCAAAGGCCCATCGCTTTTGCGCCTGATCGATCATTTGAAACTGCCGCGTGCACGTGTGCTGGTTGCAGGCGATACGTTGAATGATCTGTCCATGTTCCAGACCGGCTTGCATGGTGCGGTCGTCGGCGGGTCAGAGGTCGAGTTGCTGGAAGCGACCCGCGAGTTGCCGCTGGCCTATCACTGCCGCTCAGCAGGCGCAGGCGGCATTCTAGAGGCCATTCGCGCACACGCGCTTTTCCCAACAATACCAGAGGAGTGGGCATGA
- the ggpS gene encoding glucosylglycerol-phosphate synthase, with amino-acid sequence MKSDLVIVYHRQPYEEVVTGAGVEYRENSSPNGIVPTLKGFLGKAKRGAWVAWKEAEDTSDPGFEPVIEISDSYGTYDVSRLPLTAEQVSSFYHVTSKVAFWPILHGFKERYNYDPVDWPAFRSVNWAFAEAAAEQATDDAVIWIHDYNLWLVPGYLRQLKPNATICFFHHTPFPGPDMFNVLPWRAEIIDSLLACDSVGFHIPRYAQNFAAVVRSLTGAKLIEDCATPTTLGAAGGALNDRRMPLTLEHYGNQISIHTRPVGVNFDYIEGLSKEIEVRERYDEIRHEMGDRKLILSVSRTDYTKGNIEQLEAFARLLERRPDLHGKVRLMLVSVGANRNMTAYAEIQEKIESLTGRINGTYGSLEWQPVALISQAIPLAQLVAYYAAADVASITPLADGLNLVASEFCAAQDLTRPGALILSEFAGCAVLLDGAIPVNPFSNASMDAALDQALAMEREEAASRMAALRRCAKTWDISAWTDAELAHFKVLKDGRRLGLRAMDGARPAA; translated from the coding sequence ATGAAATCTGATCTTGTCATTGTTTACCACCGTCAACCTTATGAAGAGGTGGTAACGGGTGCGGGTGTTGAATACCGCGAAAACTCCAGTCCCAACGGGATTGTTCCGACATTGAAGGGGTTTTTGGGAAAGGCCAAGCGCGGGGCTTGGGTCGCGTGGAAAGAGGCGGAAGACACATCCGACCCCGGATTCGAGCCGGTGATCGAGATTTCAGACAGCTATGGCACCTATGATGTCAGCCGCCTGCCGTTGACTGCGGAACAGGTCAGCAGCTTTTACCATGTCACCTCAAAAGTGGCGTTCTGGCCGATCCTGCACGGGTTCAAAGAGCGCTACAATTATGACCCCGTCGACTGGCCTGCGTTCCGGTCAGTGAACTGGGCCTTTGCCGAAGCCGCCGCCGAGCAGGCGACCGACGATGCCGTGATCTGGATACATGACTACAATCTGTGGCTGGTTCCGGGTTATTTGCGGCAGTTGAAACCCAATGCGACCATCTGTTTCTTTCACCACACCCCGTTTCCGGGGCCGGATATGTTCAATGTCCTGCCGTGGCGGGCAGAGATTATCGACAGTCTGCTGGCCTGCGACTCGGTCGGGTTTCACATCCCGCGCTATGCACAGAATTTCGCGGCGGTCGTGCGCAGTCTGACTGGCGCGAAACTGATAGAAGATTGTGCAACCCCTACAACGTTGGGGGCCGCTGGTGGGGCACTGAATGACCGCCGGATGCCCCTGACATTAGAACACTATGGTAATCAGATCAGCATTCACACGCGGCCCGTGGGGGTGAATTTTGACTATATCGAAGGGCTGTCGAAGGAAATCGAGGTCCGTGAAAGGTATGACGAAATTCGCCACGAGATGGGCGACCGCAAGCTGATCTTGTCCGTCTCGCGGACAGATTACACCAAGGGCAATATTGAACAACTCGAAGCCTTTGCCCGATTGTTGGAACGCAGGCCCGATCTGCATGGCAAGGTGCGCCTGATGCTGGTGTCGGTGGGCGCCAACCGCAATATGACCGCTTATGCCGAGATTCAGGAAAAGATCGAGTCGCTGACCGGGCGGATCAATGGCACCTATGGCAGTCTGGAATGGCAGCCGGTGGCGCTGATCTCTCAGGCAATCCCGCTGGCGCAACTGGTGGCCTATTATGCCGCAGCAGATGTCGCTTCGATCACACCGCTTGCAGACGGGTTGAACCTTGTGGCGTCGGAATTCTGCGCCGCGCAAGACCTTACACGGCCCGGCGCGCTGATCTTGTCAGAGTTTGCGGGCTGTGCGGTGTTGCTGGACGGGGCGATCCCGGTCAATCCGTTCTCTAATGCGTCAATGGATGCGGCGCTGGATCAGGCGCTGGCAATGGAGCGCGAAGAGGCGGCCTCGCGGATGGCGGCGTTACGGCGCTGCGCCAAGACATGGGATATCTCGGCTTGGACGGATGCAGAGCTGGCCCATTTCAAGGTCTTGAAAGACGGGCGCAGATTAGGTCTGCGCGCCATGGATGGTGCCCGGCCCGCCGCCTGA
- the mnhG gene encoding monovalent cation/H(+) antiporter subunit G, which yields MIDVIVGLFLIAGAAFVLIAAIGIVRLPDLLTRMHASTKAGTLGALLVMVGLAFYEGSGEVVSKVVATSLFLLLTAPIAAHMIGRAHARVMQKLKDKEAADD from the coding sequence ATGATTGATGTAATTGTTGGTCTGTTCCTGATCGCCGGTGCTGCATTCGTGTTGATTGCAGCCATCGGGATCGTGCGCCTGCCTGATCTGCTGACGCGCATGCATGCCTCGACCAAGGCTGGTACCTTGGGGGCGTTGCTTGTGATGGTGGGTCTGGCCTTTTACGAAGGTTCGGGCGAGGTGGTCAGCAAGGTCGTCGCCACGTCCTTGTTCTTGCTTTTGACCGCGCCGATTGCCGCCCATATGATCGGGCGCGCCCATGCGCGTGTCATGCAAAAGCTGAAAGACAAAGAAGCCGCTGACGACTGA
- a CDS encoding monovalent cation/H+ antiporter complex subunit F, translated as MTGAGFLNFAAQLSLLLILLGMAVAFVRLAKGPSLADRVVALDMMTVTIISFCGVYAVFMDEPSFLDVAIVLALVGFLATVALARYAERRFELDETEQKHAKQKEQDT; from the coding sequence ATGACAGGTGCAGGCTTTCTCAACTTCGCAGCGCAACTGTCCTTGTTGCTGATCCTGCTTGGCATGGCCGTTGCATTTGTCCGGCTGGCCAAGGGGCCGTCACTGGCCGACCGCGTGGTGGCACTGGACATGATGACCGTCACCATCATCTCGTTCTGCGGCGTCTATGCCGTGTTCATGGACGAGCCGTCATTTCTGGATGTCGCCATCGTTCTGGCGCTGGTGGGCTTTCTGGCGACGGTTGCGCTGGCCCGCTACGCCGAACGCCGGTTCGAACTGGACGAGACCGAGCAGAAACATGCCAAGCAAAAGGAGCAGGACACATGA
- a CDS encoding Na+/H+ antiporter subunit E: MNGLVLNLLLAFAWAAMTGDFSFASFATGAVLGFFALWLSQPLTGIDAMYFKRFWRSVYLALFFIWELLLSSVKVAWDVIRPVPQNKPALIEIPLTVKSDFEILLLTNLISLTPGTLSVDVTQDRETLIVHAMFGDDAEEITRDIKTGFERLIMGVFEK, encoded by the coding sequence ATGAATGGGTTGGTTCTGAACCTGCTGCTGGCCTTTGCCTGGGCCGCTATGACGGGGGATTTCAGTTTCGCGTCTTTCGCCACGGGGGCTGTCTTGGGCTTTTTCGCGCTGTGGTTATCGCAGCCGCTGACGGGCATTGACGCGATGTATTTCAAGCGCTTCTGGCGCTCGGTCTATCTGGCGCTGTTCTTCATCTGGGAGTTGCTGCTGTCGTCGGTCAAGGTTGCATGGGACGTGATCCGCCCTGTGCCCCAGAACAAACCGGCGCTGATTGAGATCCCGCTGACCGTCAAGTCAGACTTTGAAATCCTGCTGCTGACCAACCTGATCTCGCTGACACCCGGCACGCTGAGTGTCGATGTCACACAGGATCGGGAAACCTTGATCGTGCATGCCATGTTCGGCGACGATGCCGAAGAAATCACGCGCGACATCAAGACCGGGTTCGAGCGGCTGATTATGGGAGTATTCGAGAAATGA
- a CDS encoding Na+/H+ antiporter subunit D yields the protein MSWVLVMPIAVPFATAVFAYLARNYPAGRWISLAGSALSLIVSGVLMVAVLNEGVIAAQMSNWNAPFGITLVADYLSAVMVVITAITGLATAIYALGEIPEETESLGFYALFQVLIAGVTGAFLTGDLFNLYVWFEVMLIASFSLLVIGGGKERLDAGIKYVALNLVSTLIFLSGIGLLYGVTGTLNMADLREAVANAENQGLITVIAMMFMVGFGVKAAVFPLFFWLPASYHTPYFTISAVFAGLLTKVGVYAMMRMFTLVFVGDVGFTHEILIWVSLLTMFTGVIGAAAQTDFRKILSFHIISQIGYMTLGLALFTPLALMGGVFYLVHHIIVKANLFFVAGLAKQYAGSTDLNRIGGLYKSSPLLAALFLIPAFSLAGFPPLSGFWAKYLIVKAALELDAWFVAFVSLLVGLLTIFSMTKIWGMAFWKPHPDGIDPTPDRAPAKVTRAMMIPIIGLASMTILIGFYPEPFVQFAQTAAEQLLDPSDYVNTVLGVQP from the coding sequence ATGAGTTGGGTTTTGGTTATGCCCATCGCCGTGCCCTTTGCCACGGCGGTGTTCGCCTATCTTGCGCGCAATTACCCGGCAGGGCGCTGGATCTCGCTGGCGGGCTCTGCACTGTCACTGATTGTATCTGGCGTGCTGATGGTTGCTGTCTTGAATGAGGGCGTGATCGCGGCGCAGATGTCGAACTGGAACGCGCCTTTCGGGATCACGCTGGTTGCCGATTACCTGAGTGCCGTGATGGTCGTCATCACCGCAATCACAGGGCTTGCCACAGCAATCTATGCCCTTGGGGAAATTCCAGAAGAAACGGAATCTTTGGGCTTCTATGCGCTGTTTCAGGTTCTGATTGCAGGCGTGACAGGTGCGTTCCTGACAGGCGACTTGTTCAACCTCTATGTGTGGTTCGAGGTGATGCTGATCGCCTCCTTCTCGCTGCTGGTGATCGGGGGCGGCAAAGAGCGGCTGGATGCGGGCATCAAATATGTGGCGCTTAACCTAGTCTCGACGCTGATTTTCCTGTCGGGCATCGGGCTTTTGTATGGTGTGACCGGCACGCTGAACATGGCCGACCTGCGCGAGGCTGTCGCCAATGCTGAAAATCAGGGGCTGATCACCGTGATCGCCATGATGTTCATGGTCGGCTTCGGGGTCAAAGCGGCGGTGTTTCCGCTGTTCTTCTGGCTGCCTGCCTCATACCACACGCCTTACTTCACCATCTCGGCGGTCTTTGCCGGACTGCTGACCAAGGTGGGCGTCTATGCCATGATGCGCATGTTCACGCTGGTTTTCGTGGGCGATGTGGGCTTTACGCATGAAATCCTGATCTGGGTGTCGCTGCTGACCATGTTCACAGGGGTCATCGGGGCAGCCGCGCAAACGGATTTCCGCAAGATCCTGTCCTTTCACATCATCAGCCAGATTGGCTATATGACGCTGGGGCTGGCGCTGTTCACGCCGCTGGCGCTTATGGGGGGCGTGTTCTATCTGGTGCACCACATCATCGTGAAGGCCAATCTGTTCTTTGTCGCGGGTCTGGCCAAGCAATATGCGGGCAGCACCGACCTGAACCGGATTGGCGGGCTCTACAAATCCTCGCCCCTGCTGGCGGCCTTGTTCCTCATCCCCGCCTTCTCGCTGGCGGGCTTCCCGCCCTTGTCGGGGTTCTGGGCGAAATACCTGATCGTCAAGGCCGCGCTGGAGCTGGACGCATGGTTCGTGGCGTTTGTGTCGCTGCTGGTGGGCTTGCTTACGATTTTCTCGATGACGAAAATCTGGGGCATGGCCTTCTGGAAACCGCATCCCGACGGGATCGACCCGACACCCGACCGCGCCCCTGCCAAGGTGACACGCGCAATGATGATCCCGATTATCGGCTTGGCGTCGATGACCATTCTGATCGGCTTCTACCCCGAACCGTTCGTGCAATTCGCACAGACCGCGGCCGAGCAGTTGCTTGACCCAAGCGATTATGTGAACACAGTTCTGGGGGTGCAGCCATGA
- a CDS encoding Na+/H+ antiporter subunit C, which produces MEALTAIVIGVLTAAAVYLMLARNFMRFLFGLVLLSNAVNLTIFASGRMTKGAPALVPYGEDAPLGVVGNALPQALVLTAIVIGFGLLAFTLALAFEGYRRMNSVDTDEMRFAEPKEDTTK; this is translated from the coding sequence ATGGAAGCCCTCACTGCAATCGTGATCGGCGTTTTGACGGCCGCTGCGGTCTATCTGATGCTGGCGCGCAATTTCATGCGCTTTCTGTTCGGGCTGGTGCTGCTGTCAAACGCGGTCAACCTGACGATCTTCGCTTCTGGTCGCATGACCAAGGGCGCACCGGCGCTGGTGCCATATGGCGAAGATGCCCCCTTGGGCGTGGTTGGCAATGCCCTGCCGCAAGCCCTAGTTCTAACAGCTATTGTCATTGGCTTTGGCCTGCTGGCTTTCACCCTTGCGCTGGCCTTTGAAGGGTATCGGCGCATGAACAGCGTTGACACTGATGAGATGCGCTTTGCCGAACCCAAGGAGGATACGACGAAATGA
- a CDS encoding MnhB domain-containing protein produces MNSIIFTAAARLLVALLFVFSLFMLLRGHHLPGGGFIGGLIGAVAFIVYSLAAGPAEARLALRISPEVIAIVGLGIALLAGLFSFFMGDPFFTGQWYWVGGDSYETAAFSLNTVLVFDVGVYLVVLGGILSLTYAFEEET; encoded by the coding sequence ATGAACTCCATCATCTTCACCGCTGCGGCCCGTTTGCTGGTCGCACTTCTTTTCGTGTTCTCGCTGTTCATGCTGCTGCGCGGGCACCATCTGCCCGGCGGCGGATTTATCGGCGGGCTGATCGGGGCTGTGGCGTTTATCGTCTATTCGCTGGCCGCAGGCCCGGCAGAGGCACGGCTGGCGCTGCGCATCTCGCCCGAAGTGATTGCGATTGTCGGACTGGGCATCGCTCTGCTGGCGGGGTTGTTTTCATTCTTCATGGGCGATCCGTTCTTTACCGGCCAATGGTACTGGGTTGGCGGCGACAGCTATGAAACAGCGGCCTTCTCGCTCAACACAGTGCTGGTGTTTGATGTCGGCGTCTATCTGGTGGTTTTAGGGGGTATCTTGTCACTGACCTACGCATTCGAGGAGGAGACCTGA
- the mbhE gene encoding hydrogen gas-evolving membrane-bound hydrogenase subunit E — MAENSDPNAPWKTLSGIGTSALTALLFLFFLQYLPGVAAGTPVQWVIPWIPSLDVNLTFWIDGLSLMFALLITGIGAMVMLYAAKYLAGHPQYDRFALYLFSFMLSMLGLVLADNLIALFVFWELTTFTSYLLIGFSHTDPKSRRNALQALLLTAAGGLALLAGLIMIGITQGTFEMSQINAAGSLEGQPFYLLILILVLCGAFTKSAQVPFHFWLPNAMAAPTPVSAYLHSATMVKAGVYLLARMHPSLSGSDVWIWTLSIFGAVTAVFASFMALRQTDLKQTLAYTTLMALGTLVMFLAGSTGYAITAAMTFLLVHSLYKAGLFLTIGIIDHGTGTRDANLLGGLAKAMPITAVAAAMAGLAMAGIPPFLGFIAKEVAYAGALEMRLMIFVVPMALIAFALMFAVAGIVAYKPFHGPQGKLPKDPHEGPWPMLLGPVVLGVLGLAFGLLPGLSAYYLIEPAVAAVMGAPDTGGRVKLWAGFNLPLLLSLVTFALGFVLYIKHQALRDRLAQIEARGPDLDAGWDVFLDKFMALAKGQTKLIQTGVLRQYMFATFAVFAATVLITLLTRNVGGLTLGFAGLGFMEWGVAALIVAGTVLVLQTSSRIVALVALGVVGIGVALIFIMYSAPDVAITQLLVELLVVVLLALAFLKMPNLDPTGAQKHNLANAVLAATVGVLTTIVLLLVVDQPFDRRLTEFFEAASWTEAFGRNIVNVILVDFRTLDTFGEIAVVIIAALGAFALLKGAAKARAAKGEKK, encoded by the coding sequence ATGGCGGAAAATTCGGACCCCAATGCCCCGTGGAAAACCCTATCCGGTATCGGCACTTCAGCCCTGACAGCGCTGTTGTTCCTGTTTTTCCTGCAATACCTGCCCGGTGTTGCAGCAGGCACACCCGTGCAATGGGTGATCCCGTGGATTCCCAGTCTTGATGTCAATCTGACATTCTGGATTGACGGACTCAGCCTGATGTTTGCGCTGCTGATCACCGGCATCGGTGCGATGGTCATGCTTTATGCCGCGAAATATCTGGCAGGCCACCCGCAATATGACCGCTTCGCGCTGTATCTGTTCAGTTTCATGCTGTCGATGCTGGGGCTGGTGCTGGCCGATAACCTGATCGCGCTGTTCGTGTTCTGGGAATTGACGACCTTTACCTCTTATCTGCTGATCGGGTTTTCGCACACTGATCCGAAATCGCGGCGCAACGCGTTGCAGGCGCTGCTGCTGACTGCGGCGGGCGGGCTGGCGCTGCTGGCCGGTCTGATCATGATCGGGATCACCCAAGGCACGTTCGAGATGTCGCAGATCAATGCGGCAGGCAGTCTGGAAGGGCAGCCGTTTTACCTGCTGATTCTGATCCTTGTTCTGTGCGGTGCTTTTACCAAATCGGCGCAGGTGCCGTTTCATTTCTGGTTGCCCAATGCGATGGCCGCGCCCACGCCCGTCTCGGCCTATCTGCACTCGGCCACGATGGTAAAGGCGGGCGTCTACCTGCTGGCGCGGATGCACCCATCGCTGTCGGGCAGCGATGTCTGGATCTGGACGTTGTCGATCTTTGGCGCGGTCACAGCGGTATTTGCATCCTTCATGGCGCTGCGTCAGACGGACCTGAAACAAACGCTTGCTTATACAACCCTGATGGCGCTTGGCACGCTGGTCATGTTCCTTGCAGGGTCCACCGGCTATGCAATCACAGCCGCCATGACCTTTTTGCTGGTACATTCGCTCTATAAGGCAGGCCTGTTTCTGACCATTGGCATCATAGACCACGGCACCGGCACGCGCGATGCAAACCTGTTGGGCGGGCTGGCCAAGGCCATGCCGATCACAGCGGTCGCGGCGGCAATGGCGGGGCTGGCGATGGCGGGTATACCACCGTTTCTGGGCTTCATCGCCAAGGAGGTCGCCTATGCAGGCGCGTTGGAGATGCGCCTGATGATCTTCGTGGTGCCTATGGCGCTGATCGCGTTTGCGCTGATGTTCGCCGTGGCGGGCATTGTCGCCTATAAGCCGTTCCATGGCCCCCAAGGTAAACTGCCGAAAGACCCGCATGAAGGGCCGTGGCCGATGCTGCTTGGTCCGGTTGTGCTGGGTGTTCTGGGTCTGGCCTTTGGCCTGCTTCCGGGCCTGAGTGCCTATTACCTGATCGAACCTGCGGTGGCCGCAGTCATGGGCGCACCCGATACGGGCGGGCGGGTCAAGTTGTGGGCGGGGTTCAACCTGCCGCTTCTGCTCAGCCTTGTGACATTCGCCTTGGGTTTCGTGCTGTACATCAAACATCAGGCCTTGCGCGACAGGCTTGCGCAGATCGAGGCACGCGGCCCTGATCTGGATGCGGGATGGGATGTGTTTCTGGACAAGTTCATGGCGCTGGCCAAGGGTCAGACCAAACTCATTCAGACCGGTGTTTTGCGCCAATACATGTTCGCAACTTTCGCCGTGTTCGCGGCAACGGTCCTGATCACGCTGCTGACGCGCAATGTGGGCGGGCTGACACTGGGTTTCGCCGGTCTTGGCTTCATGGAGTGGGGTGTCGCCGCGCTGATTGTTGCGGGCACGGTGCTGGTGTTGCAAACATCGTCGCGCATTGTGGCCCTTGTGGCACTTGGTGTCGTGGGCATTGGTGTGGCGCTGATCTTCATCATGTATTCCGCCCCCGATGTCGCCATCACGCAGCTGCTGGTTGAATTGCTGGTCGTAGTCTTGCTGGCGCTGGCTTTCCTCAAAATGCCCAATCTGGACCCGACTGGCGCGCAAAAGCACAACCTTGCCAATGCGGTTCTTGCCGCAACAGTCGGGGTGCTGACCACAATCGTGCTGCTGCTGGTCGTCGATCAACCCTTTGACCGCCGCCTGACCGAGTTCTTCGAGGCCGCAAGCTGGACCGAGGCTTTCGGGCGCAATATCGTCAATGTCATCCTTGTGGACTTCCGCACGCTGGACACGTTCGGCGAGATTGCGGTGGTCATAATTGCCGCACTCGGGGCATTCGCGCTTCTGAAAGGGGCGGCCAAGGCCCGCGCCGCGAAAGGAGAGAAGAAATGA
- a CDS encoding P1 family peptidase: MSAGPGPRNTITDVAGLRVGNAQDTALRSGVTVLCADQPFCTGVHVMGGAPGTRETEALAPDRLVQEVDALVLSGGSAFGLDAASGVMEGLRAMGRGFAVGGLRVPIVPAAILFDLANGGAKDWAQNPYAELGRNALNGAAPDFALGSAGAGYGATTARLKGGLGSASWVLDCGICVGALVAVNPVGCVTMGQGPHFWAAPFEHDAEFGALGMGRAEGVPLTKLAREATTIAIVATDAALDQTQLTRMAIAAHDGIARAIVPSHTPFDGDLVFAISTGTKPVAGAALLNIGHAAATCLTRAIARGVYLADSHTGDLLPSWQSLYAR, encoded by the coding sequence ATGAGTGCGGGACCGGGGCCGCGAAATACGATTACCGATGTCGCAGGGCTGCGCGTGGGCAACGCACAGGATACGGCACTGCGCAGCGGCGTCACGGTGCTTTGTGCCGATCAGCCCTTTTGCACAGGGGTGCATGTCATGGGCGGCGCGCCCGGCACGCGTGAGACGGAAGCCCTTGCACCCGACCGGCTGGTGCAGGAGGTGGACGCGCTTGTCCTGTCCGGCGGATCGGCGTTCGGGTTGGATGCGGCCTCTGGTGTGATGGAGGGGTTGCGCGCGATGGGGCGCGGGTTTGCGGTTGGCGGCTTGCGCGTGCCCATCGTGCCTGCGGCGATCCTGTTTGATCTGGCCAATGGCGGGGCCAAGGACTGGGCGCAAAACCCCTATGCCGAATTGGGGCGCAACGCTTTGAACGGGGCCGCGCCTGATTTCGCCCTTGGCAGTGCGGGTGCAGGTTACGGCGCAACGACGGCGCGGCTTAAAGGCGGGCTTGGGTCTGCGTCCTGGGTGCTGGACTGCGGCATATGCGTGGGCGCTTTGGTGGCGGTCAATCCGGTGGGATGCGTGACAATGGGGCAGGGGCCGCATTTTTGGGCAGCCCCGTTCGAGCATGACGCAGAGTTCGGAGCCTTGGGCATGGGCCGTGCCGAAGGGGTGCCGCTGACGAAACTGGCGCGAGAGGCCACGACCATCGCCATTGTTGCGACCGATGCCGCATTAGATCAGACGCAACTGACGCGTATGGCGATTGCTGCCCATGACGGGATCGCGCGCGCCATCGTGCCGTCGCACACGCCGTTTGACGGCGATCTGGTATTTGCTATCTCGACCGGGACCAAACCTGTCGCTGGGGCGGCGCTGCTGAATATCGGACATGCTGCGGCAACCTGCCTGACCCGCGCCATTGCGCGCGGGGTATATCTGGCTGACAGTCACACCGGCGACCTGCTGCCAAGCTGGCAATCGCTATATGCGCGCTGA
- a CDS encoding electron transfer flavoprotein subunit alpha/FixB family protein, which yields MAVLLLAEVTDGTLNVDATSKAVTAAKALGDVTVLCAGSSAAAAAAEAAKIEGVAKVLCAEDASLSHRLAEPTAALIVSIAGDYSHIVAPATTDAKNILPRVAALLDVMILSDVSGVVDADTFERPIYAGNAVQTVKSSDATKVISFRTSSFEGAGQGGSAPVENISAAANPGLSDWVEDKVAASDRPDLTSAKVVVSGGRGVGSEDDFKIIEGLADKLGAAVGASRAAVDSGYAPNDWQVGQTGKVVAPDLYIAVGISGAIQHLAGMKDSKIIVAINKDEEAPIFQVADYGLVGDLFTLVPELTEKL from the coding sequence ATGGCGGTTCTTCTTCTGGCAGAAGTCACGGATGGCACATTGAATGTCGATGCCACCTCGAAAGCGGTGACAGCTGCAAAAGCGTTGGGCGATGTGACAGTGCTTTGCGCGGGCAGCTCGGCCGCTGCGGCAGCAGCAGAGGCGGCCAAGATTGAAGGTGTCGCCAAGGTTCTGTGCGCCGAGGATGCGTCCCTATCGCACCGGCTGGCCGAACCCACAGCGGCGCTGATTGTGTCGATTGCGGGCGATTACAGCCATATCGTGGCCCCTGCCACAACGGATGCAAAAAACATCCTGCCGCGCGTCGCCGCGTTGCTGGATGTGATGATCCTGTCAGATGTGTCGGGCGTCGTCGATGCCGACACATTCGAGCGCCCGATCTATGCGGGCAATGCGGTCCAGACAGTCAAATCCTCGGATGCGACCAAGGTCATTTCTTTCCGCACCTCCAGCTTTGAAGGGGCGGGCCAAGGCGGGTCTGCTCCGGTCGAGAATATAAGTGCTGCCGCCAATCCCGGCCTGTCTGACTGGGTCGAAGACAAGGTCGCCGCAAGTGACCGGCCCGACCTGACATCGGCCAAAGTTGTGGTGTCCGGCGGGCGTGGTGTCGGCTCTGAAGATGATTTCAAGATCATCGAGGGGCTGGCCGACAAGCTGGGCGCCGCGGTGGGCGCATCCCGCGCGGCGGTCGATTCGGGCTATGCACCGAATGACTGGCAAGTGGGCCAGACCGGCAAGGTCGTTGCACCAGACCTGTATATTGCCGTGGGCATTTCGGGCGCGATCCAGCATCTGGCGGGCATGAAAGACAGCAAGATCATCGTCGCCATCAACAAGGACGAGGAAGCGCCTATTTTCCAAGTGGCCGATTACGGTCTGGTGGGCGACCTGTTCACGCTGGTGCCGGAACTGACCGAGAAGCTCTGA